Proteins encoded within one genomic window of Chroicocephalus ridibundus chromosome 7, bChrRid1.1, whole genome shotgun sequence:
- the SMTNL2 gene encoding smoothelin-like protein 2 isoform X1, with amino-acid sequence MAGEVEDLNGREAQSVCEALGRYEDSLRGAVREMRADIQVFKHGVGRQVEEVLRLASPLAHTVSELQQENRRLRAQLERLSRQVEALGRSAGLPQEWADEAAGSPPAAGPGSPGQGPAGGRFSSHAKLAFTARSQSVDLDDLHKPEFRRVFSSSIIENGHQSSSGQAKVSHELASSHTSDSSPEAHAPAVTLQMPHLPVTAVTRISEKFSGETICSTGTTNASAGLLGQSKSKNAMAVKTSNQSVKAWNSSTVRTMGSSATGEGITSVTQSASTESCETSSGTKTGESATDSYCDVTPSSHSSPPTVHRQVERRRELVRSQTLPRTSGAQARKALFEKFEHDAGKGKGESRAKLKRSQSFGVASASSIKQILLDWCRSKTIGYKHIDLQNFSSSWNDGMAFCALVHSFFPEAFDYNKLDPANRKQNFELAFTMAEKMAHCDRLIEVDDMMMMGYKPDPMCVFTYVQSLYNHLRHFE; translated from the exons ATGGCCGGCGAGGTCGAGGACCTGAACGGCCGGGAGGCGCAGAGCGTCTGCGAGGCCCTGGGGCGCTACGAGGACTCGCTGCGGGGCGCCGTGCGGGAGATGCGGGCGGACATCCAGGTGTTCAAGCACGGGGTAGGCCGGCAGGTGGAGGAGGTGCTGCGCCTCGCCAGCCCCTTGGCACACACCGTCTccgagctgcagcaggagaaccGGCGCCTGCGGGCGCAGCTGGAGCGCCTGTCCCGGCAGGTGGAGGCCCTCGGCCGGTCGGCGGGGCTGCCGCAGGAGTGGGCCGAcgaggcggcggggagccccccgGCCGCGGGGCCCGGCTCTCCGGGGCAGGGCCCGGCCGGCGGCAGGTTCTCCAGCCACGCCAAGCTAGCGTTCACTGCCCGGAGCCAA AGTGTAGACCTGGATGACCTCCACAAACCTGAGTTTAGAAGAGTTTTTAGTTCTTCCATCATTGAAAATGGTCATCAGTCTTCATCAG GTCAGGCAAAAGTCTCCCATGAGCTGGCCTCTTCTCACACGTCAGACTCTTCCCCCGAGGCCCATGCCCCCGCAGTCACCTTACAGATGCCCCACCTTCCCGTTACTGCAGTAACCAGGATATCAGAGAAGTTCTCAGGAGAGACCATCTGTTCAACAGGAACAACTAATGCGTCTGCTGGCCTGCTGGGACAGAGCAAGAGCAAAAATGCGATGGCAGTGAAAACTTCCAACCAGTCAG tgaAGGCCTGGAATTCAAGTACGGTGAGAACAATGGGTTCATCTGCCACTGGAG AGGGTATCACTTCTGTCACTCAGTCTGCGTCAACTGAGAGCTGCGAGACGAGTAGTGGAACCAAAACTGGTGAAAG TGCCACTGACAGTTACTGTGATGTGACCCCCAGCTCTCACTCCTCTCCCCCCACTGTACATCGCCAAGTTGAAAGGAGGCGAGAACTGGTGCGGTCTCAGACGCTCCCACGGACTTCAGGAGCACAGGCCAGGAAAGCGCTTTTTGAGAAATTTGAACATGATGCTGGAAA aggaaaaggagaatcCAGAGCTAAGCTGAAGAGGTCGCAGAGTTTTGGGGTTGCCAGCGCTAGCAGCATTAAGCAAATTCTGTTAGACTGGTGTCGTTCAAAAACCATAGGATACAAG CACATTGATCTCCAGAACTTCTCCTCAAGCTGGAATGATGGGATGGCATTCTGTGCTCTTGtgcattctttctttcctgaagcTTTTGATTATAATAAGCTTGACCCAGCTAATCGCAAGCAGAACTTTGAGCTGGCCTTCACGATGGCTGA GAAAATGGCTCACTGCGACCGTCTGATAGAAGTGGATGACATGATGATGATGGGTTACAAGCCAGATCCCATGTGTGTGTTCACCTATGTCCAGTCTCTATACAATCATCTACGACACTTCGAATAA
- the SMTNL2 gene encoding smoothelin-like protein 2 isoform X2: protein MAGEVEDLNGREAQSVCEALGRYEDSLRGAVREMRADIQVFKHGVGRQVEEVLRLASPLAHTVSELQQENRRLRAQLERLSRQVEALGRSAGLPQEWADEAAGSPPAAGPGSPGQGPAGGRFSSHAKLAFTARSQSVDLDDLHKPEFRRVFSSSIIENGHQSSSGQAKVSHELASSHTSDSSPEAHAPAVTLQMPHLPVTAVTRISEKFSGETICSTGTTNASAGLLGQSKSKNAMAVKTSNQSVKAWNSSTVRTMGSSATGEGITSVTQSASTESCETSSGTKTGESATDSYCDVTPSSHSSPPTVHRQVERRRELVRSQTLPRTSGAQARKALFEKFEHDAGKGKGESRAKLKRSQSFGVASASSIKQILLDWCRSKTIGYKENGSLRPSDRSG from the exons ATGGCCGGCGAGGTCGAGGACCTGAACGGCCGGGAGGCGCAGAGCGTCTGCGAGGCCCTGGGGCGCTACGAGGACTCGCTGCGGGGCGCCGTGCGGGAGATGCGGGCGGACATCCAGGTGTTCAAGCACGGGGTAGGCCGGCAGGTGGAGGAGGTGCTGCGCCTCGCCAGCCCCTTGGCACACACCGTCTccgagctgcagcaggagaaccGGCGCCTGCGGGCGCAGCTGGAGCGCCTGTCCCGGCAGGTGGAGGCCCTCGGCCGGTCGGCGGGGCTGCCGCAGGAGTGGGCCGAcgaggcggcggggagccccccgGCCGCGGGGCCCGGCTCTCCGGGGCAGGGCCCGGCCGGCGGCAGGTTCTCCAGCCACGCCAAGCTAGCGTTCACTGCCCGGAGCCAA AGTGTAGACCTGGATGACCTCCACAAACCTGAGTTTAGAAGAGTTTTTAGTTCTTCCATCATTGAAAATGGTCATCAGTCTTCATCAG GTCAGGCAAAAGTCTCCCATGAGCTGGCCTCTTCTCACACGTCAGACTCTTCCCCCGAGGCCCATGCCCCCGCAGTCACCTTACAGATGCCCCACCTTCCCGTTACTGCAGTAACCAGGATATCAGAGAAGTTCTCAGGAGAGACCATCTGTTCAACAGGAACAACTAATGCGTCTGCTGGCCTGCTGGGACAGAGCAAGAGCAAAAATGCGATGGCAGTGAAAACTTCCAACCAGTCAG tgaAGGCCTGGAATTCAAGTACGGTGAGAACAATGGGTTCATCTGCCACTGGAG AGGGTATCACTTCTGTCACTCAGTCTGCGTCAACTGAGAGCTGCGAGACGAGTAGTGGAACCAAAACTGGTGAAAG TGCCACTGACAGTTACTGTGATGTGACCCCCAGCTCTCACTCCTCTCCCCCCACTGTACATCGCCAAGTTGAAAGGAGGCGAGAACTGGTGCGGTCTCAGACGCTCCCACGGACTTCAGGAGCACAGGCCAGGAAAGCGCTTTTTGAGAAATTTGAACATGATGCTGGAAA aggaaaaggagaatcCAGAGCTAAGCTGAAGAGGTCGCAGAGTTTTGGGGTTGCCAGCGCTAGCAGCATTAAGCAAATTCTGTTAGACTGGTGTCGTTCAAAAACCATAGGATACAAG GAAAATGGCTCACTGCGACCGTCTGATAGAAGTGGATGA